The DNA sequence AGCCCTCCGCCTATCATCGTTGCGAGCATTCCAAAATGCTGGGAGATTAATTTTCCAGCCATTATTCCTATGAGTGGCATCAAGACGTGAAACGCCCCGATTGTTACACCTATCTGAAAAATTTGCTTGTATCGAAGTCCGATCATTCCCATACCTAATGCGATTGAAAAAGCATCCATTCCTAGCGCCGTTGCCATAATGAGTAGTGTAACAATTTCATTAACCACCCTATATCTCCCCCCTTGACCATGCTAATCCAATGTATGCATGACCAAGGGAAAATAAGACAACCTATCTAATAATTATTCCTGAAGCGGCCTTTTCAAGCCGGTTCATAATGGCTAGTCCAACACCTTCTTGTGGAAAAGTTTCTGAAAAGATTACGTCTACGTTTTCCTCATCAAATACTCGTAAAACTTCATATAATTTCTGGGCTACTGTTTGAAGATGAGCGCGTTGTCCACAAGCAAGTACAACATCAGCTTGATACGAAGTTTGTGATTCTTCAGTGGCTAACACGCCCACTCGCATTCCTTCTCCTTGCTTTTCAATAATGAGTTGCTGAATTCGCTCAGTTCCGCCCTCTACTAATTGGAGCGGGGCATTGGGGGCATAGTGTGTATATTTCATTCCAGGTGATTTCGGTGCTGCTGATTTCTCAAACAACGCTTTGTCTATCCCTACTGTTCCAACGACTTGTTCGATCTGTTCTTTCGTCACGCCACCTGGTCGAAGAATGATTGGGATTTCTCCTGTACAATCGACCACTGTGGACTCAACGCCAACACCTGTACTTCCTCCATCAACAATCGCCATAATTTTGCCGTTCAAATCATGAAAGACATGACATGCGGTTGTGGGACTCGGCTTTCCTGAGCGATTCGCACTAGGAGCTGCAATCGGTACACCCGCTTCTTCTATGAGAGCTAAAGCTACTGGATGATCAGGTACTCGGATCGCTACTGTATGTAAGCCTGCTGTTACGTATTCAGACACCTTCTGCTTACTCACACAAACTAGAGTTAACGGCCCAGGCCAAAATTGGTCCATGAGTAATTCTGCGTAGGCAGGGGGAGCACCAATTAAGTCAAGCGCTTGTGATTTTGAAGCGATGTGGATAATAAGTGGATTATCTTGCGGACGACCTTTCGCCTCAAAGATTTGGCTTATCGCCTCATCTAGAAATACATTTCCACCTAACCCATATACGGTCTCTGTTGGAAATGCAACGACCTCTCCATTTTTTATCCACAAGGCTGCATCCTTTATTACACTCAACTTTTTTAAATCCCCACTAACGTTATCCACAGTTAGTACTTTTGTCTGTTTATAACTCACTTTTTCCTTCACCCCATCATCTCTGGCCTACATCACTCCCTCTATCCTCAAGGAAGCCTGCTGTCAGTAGCTGTTTGAAAAATCTGTCTATCGTTCTTTTTATCATTTTTTAGCCAAAAAAACAAGTTATCCAGTCCATGTGGATAACTTGTGTATAACTATTATTTTTCTAATTTTGTAGCCATCACTTTCGTAACTCCTTTTACATATTGACTAAAATGTTGAGAATTCTCAATATGTGCTGGAATTGATTCGCCCGGTATTTCTTCAAAACCAAGATACTCAAAAATCGGGAGAGCACTCTTTGTTAATAAATATAAATTTTTCACCTTTTGGCGTTTTGCAAATGCTAGAGTGACTTCAAGAAATTCCAGACTCACCTTCGCATCTAAATTCTCTGACCTAATGACTAGAGAACGCAATAACCCGTCTTCTCCCAATCGTTCAATGCCAACCGTACCGACAATTTGTTGGTTACTGTCTTCAATCACCAAAAAATCATTTATTTGATGTTCAATTCCTTTTTCCTCAAGACCAGCCTTGGCCACTAATCTTTGAATCGGCAATAAATCCTTTTCTTCTGCAATTCGAACAACCATGCTCATTTTCTAAATCCTCCTCTAGTGTACAAGCTTTAATACACTCTATGAAAAGAATCTAGTAAATATGATATGAAAAGGGACAAAGTCGCTTTTCTTACATGCGATGCGCGAAGCCACTGCATCTTTTGAAGAGTGCTTTAATAAGTGTACTTCTTATTAAAGCACTCGCAGTGAGCGAAGCCATCGCACTTCCTGAGTTAACTTAAGGCATCTCTGCACTTCTAAAACACATTCTTCACCCAATCGAAGACGTTATTTGCTAGATTGACTACAAAAAACTCTACAACTACTTCATCACTTGTTTCTTCTTCTGTTTCTTCTTCATGTTCCGCAACATCACCATTTGTAAAATCTAAGAAGCATAACGGTGGAAATAACACACACCACCAGTTTTCTCCTTTACCTTCACCAAGTGTGATTAAAACTGCGTCGTACTCACCTGCAGGATACACAAGATTTCCATATAATTTTGTTGGGAAATCAACTCTATTAAATTCAACTGTAAACGTTTGGTCTAAGCCAATGCTTTTTAATTGTCTCTCTACGATTTGTTCAATCTCTGCTAGATTTCCTTCAATCGTTGCTTTCGCTTGTTCTAAATCTTCTATATCTTGAACCCATTCTGTAATCGATTGATTCACTTCATCACGAATTTCTCGTTTTAACCATTGGTCTTTGATTGCATCACTGTTAGCTAGAATACGTAATCGGATTGCTTCTTCTTGACTAACTTCTTCATGATGAGAAGCCACTGCAATATGCTGCTGAGCCTCCCAGTTTAACACAAGTACAAATAAAGAGAATAATAGATAGATAACAACTTTTTGATTTACCATTTATAGCACCGCCCCTTCACATTCACAGTGTGGACAGCCTACTCAAAAAATAAACAAAAAAGTGTTCGACAAATACTTACAATCTACTATTCTAGTTTTTTTACATAGACAAAGAGTGGGACAAACGGTTAAAAAACGAGGGCACTGTAAAGTTAAAAACCGAACTTTTTTTCATGCCCTCTGAAATACAACTATTTCCCACCTTTTTTTCTATTCTACTCGCGCAAAAACCATTCTATCTTTTCCATTGATATCAAGAACGACCTCGACTATTGCAAGCGGGAATGTATCTTGAAGTAATGTTGCAACTGCATCTCCTTGCCCTACCCCTACTTCAAAAGCAATTAAACCTTTTTCCTTAAGAACTAGTGGTATTTCATTCATGAAACGCCTGTAAAAGTCGAGCCCATCCTCGCCACCTACAAGAGCTCTCGTTGGCTCAAAGTTTTTTACATTTTTATCGAGTCCTTCAAAATCGACTTGAGGGATATATGGTGGATTTGAAACGATGATATCGGCTTGTCTTTCTTCATTAATAAAAGGCCGTAACAAATCCCCTTCGACAAACGTCACAGAGGCTCCTAATCTTTTTGCATTTTCAGAAGCGATGCTTAAAGACGTAGGCGCTATATCTGTTGCTGTTACGTTCAGCTTATGATTTTCTAATGCGAGTGTAATCGCAATGGCACCACTGCCGGTACCAACATCAATGACGTTTAGTCTTCGATTAGGAAAATAAAGTTTCACTCTATCCAGAATTCCAAGCACCAATTCTTCTGTCTCAGGTCGAGGAATGAGTACTTCTTGATTCACTTTAAAGATTCGCCCATAAAACTCTTGCTCTCCTGTTATATATTGAACAGGAGTTCCTTTTGCAAACGTTTCTACATCCTGTTTAAAAGCAACAACCATTTCTTCCGACAGTTGCTCTTGCATCGAGATAAATAATTGTGTTCTTGTCTTTTGGAGACGATGGCAAAGCAAAATCTCTGCAGCTTTTTGTTCTTTTCCCTGTTCTTCTAAAAAAGAAGAAGCCCAGTGGAGGGCTTCAAATAATTTCATGCTTTCGTTCATAAGTTTACTCCTCAGCGTTTTGCATAAGTTCCGCTTGCTCTTCCACTATCAGAGCATCAATAATTTCATCGAGCTTTCCTTGCAAAATTTGGTCAAGCTTTTGAATCGTTAAGCCAATTCTATGGTCGGTTACACGACTTTGTGGGAAATTGTACGTACGGATTCGCTCAGAGCGGTCTCCTGTTCCCACTGCAAGCTTTCTATGTTGGTCGTATTCCTTTTGTGCTTCTGACTGAAATTTGTCATACACACGAGCACGAAGTACTTTCATTGCTTTTTCTTTGTTTTTAATTTGCGATTTTTCATCCTGACACGAAACAACTACCCCTGTAGGGAGATGCGTAAGTCGAACAGCAGACATCGTTGTATTTACACTTTGTCCTCCAGGTCCACTTGATGCGAACGTGTCGACACGGATATCTTTATCGTGAATATCCACTTCCACCTCTTCAGCCTCAGGTAACACGGCTACTGTAGCCGTTGACGTATGAATCCGTCCACCTGACTCAGTCGTTGGAACGCGCTGAACGCGATGAGCTCCATTTTCATACTTAAGCTTTGAATAAGCTCCTTTTCCGTTCACCATAAAAATAATTTCTTTATAGCCGCCAAGTTCTGTTGGTGTCGCTTCAATAACTTCTGCTTTCCAGCCTTGAGCTTCTGCAAAGCGGGAGTACATCTTGAAAAGGTCTCCAGCAAATAACTGCGCTTCATCTCCACCAGCAGCTCCGCGTACCTCAACAATTACATTTTTATCATCATTCGGGTCTTTCGGTAATAAAAGAATATGAAGTCTCGCTTCAAGTTCTTTGGATTGATCTGACAATTCACTTATTTCTTCTTTTACCATGTCATACATTTCTGGGTCTAACTTTTCTTCAAGCATTGCTTTTGCATCTTTTAATTGCTCGGTAACTTGCTTATATTCTCGATATGCGACTACCGTTTCTTCTAAGTCGGATTGTTCTTTCGAATAGTCCCTTAGTTTTGTTGAATCATTAATAATATCTGGATCACTCAATAATTCATTTAAGCGGTCATAGCGATCCTCTAGTGATTGTAATCTGTCAAACACGACCTTCACCTCTTCATTTCAGTCCATAACAT is a window from the Bacillus alkalicellulosilyticus genome containing:
- a CDS encoding L-threonylcarbamoyladenylate synthase, encoding MSYKQTKVLTVDNVSGDLKKLSVIKDAALWIKNGEVVAFPTETVYGLGGNVFLDEAISQIFEAKGRPQDNPLIIHIASKSQALDLIGAPPAYAELLMDQFWPGPLTLVCVSKQKVSEYVTAGLHTVAIRVPDHPVALALIEEAGVPIAAPSANRSGKPSPTTACHVFHDLNGKIMAIVDGGSTGVGVESTVVDCTGEIPIILRPGGVTKEQIEQVVGTVGIDKALFEKSAAPKSPGMKYTHYAPNAPLQLVEGGTERIQQLIIEKQGEGMRVGVLATEESQTSYQADVVLACGQRAHLQTVAQKLYEVLRVFDEENVDVIFSETFPQEGVGLAIMNRLEKAASGIIIR
- a CDS encoding GNAT family N-acetyltransferase; translation: MSMVVRIAEEKDLLPIQRLVAKAGLEEKGIEHQINDFLVIEDSNQQIVGTVGIERLGEDGLLRSLVIRSENLDAKVSLEFLEVTLAFAKRQKVKNLYLLTKSALPIFEYLGFEEIPGESIPAHIENSQHFSQYVKGVTKVMATKLEK
- the spoIIR gene encoding stage II sporulation protein R — translated: MVNQKVVIYLLFSLFVLVLNWEAQQHIAVASHHEEVSQEEAIRLRILANSDAIKDQWLKREIRDEVNQSITEWVQDIEDLEQAKATIEGNLAEIEQIVERQLKSIGLDQTFTVEFNRVDFPTKLYGNLVYPAGEYDAVLITLGEGKGENWWCVLFPPLCFLDFTNGDVAEHEEETEEETSDEVVVEFFVVNLANNVFDWVKNVF
- the prmC gene encoding peptide chain release factor N(5)-glutamine methyltransferase — encoded protein: MKLFEALHWASSFLEEQGKEQKAAEILLCHRLQKTRTQLFISMQEQLSEEMVVAFKQDVETFAKGTPVQYITGEQEFYGRIFKVNQEVLIPRPETEELVLGILDRVKLYFPNRRLNVIDVGTGSGAIAITLALENHKLNVTATDIAPTSLSIASENAKRLGASVTFVEGDLLRPFINEERQADIIVSNPPYIPQVDFEGLDKNVKNFEPTRALVGGEDGLDFYRRFMNEIPLVLKEKGLIAFEVGVGQGDAVATLLQDTFPLAIVEVVLDINGKDRMVFARVE
- the prfA gene encoding peptide chain release factor 1 is translated as MFDRLQSLEDRYDRLNELLSDPDIINDSTKLRDYSKEQSDLEETVVAYREYKQVTEQLKDAKAMLEEKLDPEMYDMVKEEISELSDQSKELEARLHILLLPKDPNDDKNVIVEVRGAAGGDEAQLFAGDLFKMYSRFAEAQGWKAEVIEATPTELGGYKEIIFMVNGKGAYSKLKYENGAHRVQRVPTTESGGRIHTSTATVAVLPEAEEVEVDIHDKDIRVDTFASSGPGGQSVNTTMSAVRLTHLPTGVVVSCQDEKSQIKNKEKAMKVLRARVYDKFQSEAQKEYDQHRKLAVGTGDRSERIRTYNFPQSRVTDHRIGLTIQKLDQILQGKLDEIIDALIVEEQAELMQNAEE